One Methylocaldum marinum DNA window includes the following coding sequences:
- a CDS encoding type II toxin-antitoxin system RelE/ParE family toxin has translation MSTRRTTVKFTKNFQFNLESIEAFWSEIDFPQDYDRLLDELGQRVIPNLERFPTIGRPFLARRPESVEALSKLEKLQAQLARLGENTDLREYVMEDYLLLYAIIDEAVYLLTIRRHKQLSFDFVGLWVDQG, from the coding sequence ATGAGCACCCGGCGCACGACCGTAAAGTTCACCAAAAACTTCCAGTTCAATCTCGAATCTATCGAGGCGTTCTGGTCCGAAATCGATTTTCCTCAAGACTACGACCGTCTCCTAGACGAACTCGGCCAGAGGGTTATTCCCAATTTGGAGCGATTCCCGACAATAGGACGCCCATTCCTGGCTCGCCGCCCGGAATCGGTCGAGGCCCTCTCAAAGCTGGAAAAGCTGCAGGCGCAATTGGCCCGCCTCGGCGAAAACACCGACCTCCGTGAGTATGTGATGGAGGACTATTTGCTCCTCTACGCGATTATCGACGAAGCTGTTTACCTGCTGACCATTCGCCGCCACAAACAACTGTCCTTCGATTTCGTGGGGCTTTGGGTAGACCAAGGCTAA
- a CDS encoding type II toxin-antitoxin system Phd/YefM family antitoxin, with protein MAFSVNDVIPLSQARANLSELAEQVKAGAEKIVTKNGESYIALIDAKRLDYYHQLERARIHLLTLDEAVQGLADIEAGQVKDAKSALNALKKRRAPKT; from the coding sequence ATGGCATTCTCGGTCAATGATGTCATTCCTCTCTCTCAAGCACGCGCCAACCTGTCCGAGCTAGCCGAACAAGTCAAAGCCGGGGCAGAAAAGATCGTTACCAAGAACGGCGAAAGCTACATCGCCCTGATCGATGCCAAACGCTTGGACTACTATCACCAACTGGAGCGCGCCCGCATCCACTTGCTCACTCTCGACGAGGCAGTCCAAGGCCTGGCCGATATCGAAGCAGGACAGGTGAAGGATGCCAAGTCTGCACTGAATGCGCTGAAGAAACGCCGCGCGCCAAAAACCTGA
- a CDS encoding helix-turn-helix domain-containing protein codes for MVSYEDVKQKPRTLMAMTSLKASEFEELLVSFAATGDEETGRNLTKGGRPPIIASMADRLLFILFYLKTYPLQEVIAHLFGMSQPRANFTIHLLSRVLNKTLDARGHKPARLTEEMLSRLEQETRQDLGIDGTERRINRPVNDLGQRIHYSGKKNATP; via the coding sequence ATGGTTTCCTACGAAGACGTGAAGCAAAAGCCGAGGACATTGATGGCCATGACCAGTCTGAAGGCCTCCGAGTTTGAGGAACTCTTGGTTTCTTTTGCGGCGACAGGGGACGAAGAAACCGGCAGGAACCTGACTAAAGGAGGGCGTCCGCCGATTATCGCGAGCATGGCCGACCGGCTGCTGTTCATCCTGTTCTATCTGAAGACCTACCCTCTGCAAGAGGTCATCGCGCATCTGTTCGGCATGAGCCAACCCCGGGCCAACTTCACGATCCACCTGTTGAGCAGGGTGCTCAACAAGACACTTGACGCCCGCGGGCACAAGCCCGCCCGGCTCACCGAGGAGATGCTGTCCAGGCTGGAGCAGGAGACGCGGCAGGACTTGGGCATAGACGGGACGGAAAGGCGCATCAACCGCCCCGTCAACGACCTGGGGCAACGCATCCACTACAGCGGTAAAAAAAATGCCACACCGTGA
- a CDS encoding group II intron maturase-specific domain-containing protein has product MLSPLLANILLDDLDKELARRGHAFARYADDLLVLIKSERAGERVKTSIARFLTGKLKLAVNERTSRVVSVEHCTFLGFTFRKGKLRWSDEAFDDFKHRIRQLTGRSWGVSMAYRLEKLAIYVRGWMNYFGISDDYRPIPEIDAWIRRRIRMCYWKQWRYVRTQVRYLLALGTSKRQAILTALSSKSYWHLSKTLATQTGMTNDGLASQGLISIRTLWMRIHGYA; this is encoded by the coding sequence GTGCTCTCGCCGCTGCTCGCCAACATCCTGTTGGACGACCTCGACAAAGAGCTGGCGCGGCGCGGTCACGCGTTTGCCCGTTACGCGGACGATCTGCTTGTCCTCATCAAGAGCGAGCGCGCCGGTGAACGCGTCAAGACCAGCATCGCCCGGTTTCTCACGGGCAAACTCAAACTCGCGGTCAACGAGCGCACGAGTCGTGTGGTGAGCGTTGAGCACTGCACGTTTCTCGGATTCACCTTCCGCAAGGGCAAGCTGCGCTGGTCCGATGAGGCCTTCGACGACTTCAAACATCGTATCCGTCAACTGACGGGGCGAAGCTGGGGCGTGTCGATGGCCTATCGGCTGGAAAAGCTCGCGATCTACGTGCGCGGATGGATGAACTACTTCGGCATCTCGGACGACTACCGACCCATCCCTGAGATCGATGCCTGGATCAGGCGACGCATCCGCATGTGCTACTGGAAACAGTGGCGCTACGTGCGCACCCAGGTCCGCTATCTTCTCGCGCTGGGAACGAGCAAACGTCAAGCTATTCTGACGGCGCTCAGCAGCAAGAGCTACTGGCACCTCTCGAAGACGCTGGCGACACAGACCGGGATGACGAACGATGGGCTGGCATCGCAAGGCTTGATATCGATTCGAACGCTGTGGATGCGCATCCATGGCTATGCGTGA
- a CDS encoding DUF4347 domain-containing protein — translation MDMEFTVVDDSDIVGWMASATRVGEIYVQDVDSMVNKILQALRVYTYSRVCTPNDRIRYNRMSRLNIFDHGNASGIEIGSDWINTASLPNFRTTLAILSGNFAPSGFVHLQHCNVGQNRVLLVELARTFGVSVYAGTGKHNPVYRFNTGSYVRADPDGAFHADVGRP, via the coding sequence ATGGATATGGAATTTACTGTCGTAGATGATTCCGATATCGTAGGTTGGATGGCTTCGGCTACGCGAGTCGGTGAAATCTATGTGCAAGATGTGGACAGCATGGTCAATAAGATCCTGCAGGCACTCCGAGTTTACACTTATTCTCGTGTCTGTACTCCAAATGATCGAATCAGGTATAACCGCATGTCGAGACTCAATATATTCGATCATGGGAATGCGAGTGGAATCGAGATCGGCAGCGACTGGATCAATACCGCAAGCTTACCCAACTTCCGGACTACTTTGGCAATTCTCTCCGGTAATTTTGCCCCTAGCGGTTTTGTGCACCTCCAGCACTGCAACGTGGGACAAAATCGGGTGCTGCTGGTAGAATTGGCGCGCACTTTCGGTGTCTCGGTTTACGCTGGCACTGGGAAACATAACCCGGTCTATCGATTCAATACTGGTAGCTATGTCCGGGCCGACCCGGATGGTGCTTTTCATGCCGATGTGGGACGCCCATGA
- a CDS encoding IS5 family transposase, whose protein sequence is MPKSPKSAIKPDLFAADLRKQKIDRMGDPLVAFETHIDFAALAADVDQAAPRPVSPQGGRPPFPTETMVRILFLKRVNNLSDEQMEYQLLDRMSYQRFCGLMDSASIPDRTTMWTFENRIGEVGAQALFDGIERQLLKHGYIARGGHIIDATLVPAPKQHFSKDDKEMLKEGAMPADWSPAKRRQKDLDATWTKKHGKSHHGYKLSINVDKRYKVIRKIETGTAATHDSQHFEAVLNTSNTSRDVYADKGYPSAEREAQLQEAGYRNHIQRKGQRNHPLSERQKQRNQRIARVRARVEHPFAAIAQMGGKFIRTIGQARANFAMTMMAASYNLKRLVYLKQAGVVAF, encoded by the coding sequence ATGCCAAAGTCTCCGAAGAGCGCGATCAAACCCGATCTGTTTGCGGCCGATTTGCGCAAGCAGAAGATCGACCGGATGGGCGATCCGCTGGTGGCCTTCGAGACCCACATCGACTTTGCGGCGCTTGCCGCGGACGTGGATCAGGCGGCGCCCCGACCGGTCAGCCCGCAAGGCGGTCGTCCGCCGTTTCCCACCGAAACGATGGTGCGCATCCTGTTTCTCAAGCGGGTCAACAATCTCTCGGACGAGCAGATGGAATACCAGTTGCTTGATCGGATGAGTTACCAGCGCTTCTGCGGGCTGATGGACTCGGCCAGCATCCCGGACCGCACCACGATGTGGACCTTCGAGAACCGCATCGGCGAGGTCGGCGCCCAGGCGCTGTTCGACGGCATCGAGCGGCAGTTGCTCAAGCATGGCTACATCGCCCGCGGGGGGCATATCATCGACGCCACCCTGGTGCCTGCGCCAAAGCAGCACTTCAGCAAGGACGATAAGGAGATGCTGAAGGAAGGCGCGATGCCGGCGGACTGGAGCCCGGCCAAGCGGCGGCAAAAAGACCTGGACGCCACCTGGACCAAGAAGCACGGCAAGAGCCACCACGGCTACAAGCTCTCCATCAACGTGGACAAGCGCTACAAGGTTATCCGCAAGATCGAGACCGGCACCGCCGCTACTCATGACAGCCAGCACTTTGAGGCGGTGTTGAACACTAGCAACACCAGCCGGGACGTCTATGCCGACAAGGGCTATCCGAGTGCGGAACGGGAAGCCCAGCTCCAGGAAGCGGGTTATCGCAACCACATCCAGCGCAAGGGCCAGCGCAACCATCCGCTGTCCGAACGGCAGAAACAACGTAATCAACGCATCGCCCGGGTCCGAGCACGGGTCGAGCATCCCTTCGCCGCCATCGCACAAATGGGCGGCAAGTTTATTCGCACCATCGGCCAGGCGAGGGCGAACTTTGCCATGACGATGATGGCGGCCAGCTATAACCTGAAGCGGCTGGTTTACCTGAAACAGGCGGGTGTCGTGGCCTTTTGA
- a CDS encoding IS4 family transposase, with protein sequence MAFAVFQANPLAVRVTAGTGSERAELRRFVQPGGFYVFDRGYSDYRLFQDLHDHACSFVGRVQENVAYEVRRERPLTDTDRAAGVIRDVDLRRLGTPHHTRRLPQPFRLVWVSTGRHRVDGTVEPLILVTNRLDLDAELIAVAYRGRWTVELFFRWLMKCVLSCRHLLSQTANGVMFQVYAAIIASLLLSLWIGHAPTKATYEMVCHYLSGWATEEELITYLERMRHKATLSKK encoded by the coding sequence GTGGCCTTTGCGGTGTTCCAGGCCAATCCCCTCGCCGTCCGCGTGACCGCCGGCACCGGCTCGGAGCGGGCCGAGTTGCGGCGCTTCGTCCAACCGGGTGGGTTTTATGTGTTCGACCGCGGCTATTCCGACTATCGCTTGTTCCAGGATCTGCACGACCATGCGTGCAGTTTTGTCGGCCGGGTCCAGGAGAACGTTGCGTACGAGGTGCGCCGGGAGCGCCCCCTCACCGACACCGATCGGGCAGCAGGCGTCATCCGCGATGTGGACCTGCGCCGTCTGGGCACACCGCATCACACGCGGCGTTTGCCGCAGCCGTTCCGGCTGGTCTGGGTCAGCACCGGCCGCCACCGCGTCGACGGCACGGTCGAGCCCCTCATTCTGGTGACCAACCGCCTGGACCTGGATGCCGAGTTGATTGCCGTGGCCTATCGCGGCCGCTGGACCGTGGAATTGTTCTTTCGTTGGTTGATGAAGTGCGTGTTGAGCTGTCGGCATCTGCTCAGCCAGACCGCCAACGGCGTTATGTTCCAGGTGTATGCCGCCATCATCGCCAGTTTGCTGCTGAGTCTCTGGATCGGCCACGCCCCGACCAAGGCCACCTATGAAATGGTGTGCCATTACCTTAGCGGTTGGGCGACCGAGGAGGAACTCATCACCTATCTGGAACGAATGCGCCACAAAGCCACCTTAAGCAAAAAATGA
- a CDS encoding DUF7674 family protein, with product MEVLIESCPSFRPLWAAHLAKWGNDVLYIAAGEFAGHLLTVYRAGGDSPFPHVALAVERLHIDGSPWVKEFATVGVLEGVQNVWANGGEDPEHFGAHLLPESRRAWDALNAFWRGEKVNDAETG from the coding sequence ATGGAAGTTCTCATTGAGTCTTGTCCGAGTTTCCGCCCACTCTGGGCCGCACATCTCGCCAAGTGGGGCAACGACGTTCTTTACATTGCAGCAGGCGAATTTGCCGGTCACCTCTTGACTGTCTATCGGGCTGGAGGCGACTCGCCTTTTCCGCACGTTGCTCTTGCAGTTGAACGTCTACACATCGACGGGTCGCCCTGGGTAAAGGAGTTCGCTACCGTTGGCGTGCTCGAAGGAGTTCAAAACGTGTGGGCGAACGGTGGCGAAGATCCAGAGCACTTTGGCGCTCATCTTCTTCCTGAAAGCAGGCGCGCGTGGGACGCATTGAACGCTTTTTGGCGGGGAGAGAAAGTCAATGATGCTGAAACCGGCTAA
- a CDS encoding transposase family protein: MKNNLVGGLEDRQVKYLGSTHEGKKHDKKICDEEGPRFPDGVELYRDSGFQGHELANVTVHQPKKRPRNGRLSADDQEANRLHSSIRVIIEHIISGIKRCRVVKDVFRNTKEGYDDVVIELACGLHNYRSYCRNQSY; encoded by the coding sequence GTGAAGAACAACCTTGTCGGCGGCCTGGAGGACAGGCAGGTCAAGTACTTGGGCTCGACCCATGAGGGCAAGAAGCACGACAAGAAGATCTGCGACGAAGAAGGGCCCCGGTTCCCCGACGGCGTCGAGCTGTATCGCGACAGCGGCTTCCAGGGACACGAACTGGCGAATGTCACAGTCCACCAGCCGAAGAAGAGGCCGCGCAACGGCCGGCTTTCGGCCGACGACCAGGAGGCTAACCGGCTCCACTCAAGCATCCGCGTGATCATCGAACACATCATCTCGGGAATCAAGCGGTGCCGCGTCGTCAAAGACGTGTTCAGGAACACCAAGGAAGGCTACGACGATGTCGTCATTGAATTGGCCTGCGGCCTGCACAATTACAGGAGCTACTGCCGAAACCAGAGTTATTGA